The Porphyromonas sp. oral taxon 275 DNA window ATCAGCCTGCAGATCAAGCAGGCCCTACGCGCCGTCGAGGACGCTCGCCGCGCCTGGAGCGCCTCCCTCAAGGCCGTCGAACTGGCGCGCGAGAACATGCGCTACGCCGAGGTCGGCTACCGTGAGGGGGTCATCCCACTGATCAATTACACCCAGTCACAGACAGCCTGGATGAGCGCACAGGATGGACTCATCGACAGCCAGATCCAGCTCCTGCTCAGCAAGAGCAAACTCAAGAATATACTCGCACTCTAGCCCTAGCACCACATGACAATGAGCAACGACAACACCAAGCATACCGACAGCAGCACCTCCAGCCAGGTGCAGAGCGCCAGCCACACGCGTAAGAGCATCATCCTCGGCATTAGCCTCGTAGCCCTAGCCATGCTTCTACTGGCTGCCTCGGGCTATATCTTCTTCGGCCAACCCGAGGACATCATCACCGGTCAGGTCGAGGTCGAGGAGGTACGTATCGCGGGCAAGGTGCCCGGCCGCATCAGTGAGTTCCTCGTCCAGGAGGGGCAGCAGGTACGTCAGGGCGATACCCTCGTACGCATCTACTCGCCCGAGGTACTGGCGAAGCTCGAGCAGGCCGAGGCCGCCAAGAGTGCGGCCGAGGCGCAGCATCAGAAGGCGCTGGCTGGCGCCCGCAAGGAGCAGAAGGAAGGCGCCTACGAGCTCTGGCAGAAGGCTAAGGCTGGCCTCGAGGTCGCCGAGAAGAGCTTCGCCCGCGTCGAGCGCCTCTACAAGGAGGGCGTCCTCCCCGCGCAGAAGTACGACGAGGCTACAGCCCAGCTGCGCGCCATGCAGGCTACCGAGCGTGCTGCCCGCAGTCAGTACGACCTGGCCCTGAGCGGCGCGCAGCGTGAGGACAAGCTGGCGGCAGCTGCCCTCGTAGAGCGTGCTGCGGGTGCGATCTCCGAGGTCGAGGCCTACCGTAGAGAAGGGGCACTGCTCGCCCCACTAGATGGCCGCGTCTCCGAGATTTACCCCCACCGCGGGGAGCTGGTCGGTACGGGCGCGCCCATCATGAGCATCGCCGACACCAAGGCCGTACGTGTACTCTTCGCCCTGCGTGAGGATCAGCTCAGCAAGGTCAAGCAGGGCACGTGCCTCAAGGGCTTCGTCCCCGCCCTCGGGGATAAGGCGATTGAGCTCGAGGTGACCAAGCTCAAGGACCTCGGGAGCTATGCGGCCTGGAAGGCAACCAAGCCCCGCGGTCAGTACGACCTACGTACCTTCGAGGTGACGGCACGCCCCACCAAGGCTCTGGAGGGCCTCCTAGCAGGCATGACCGTCGTCCTCGACAAGGGTCAGCTCTAGTATGGCTGAGCGCCTAAGCAGCATCCTCGAGGTCATGCGGCGTGAGTGGGGGATCCTCCGCACACGCCCCATATACTTCTTCGGGATGATCCTTGCCCCCTTCCTCACGGCCTTCCTCCTGCTCTACATGATGGCAGGCGGGCTGCCACAGGATATGCCCGTCGCGGTCGTAGACGAGGATGGCAGCGCCACCTCACGGGCCCTCGTGCGCAGCCTCGACGCCTTCCAGTCCAGCCGCGTGAGCCTCAGAGCGCTCTCGATGCAGGAGGCGCTCAGCGCCATGCGCCGCGGAGAGGTCTACGCCATCTATCATATCCCGCGCGGGCTGCAGGCCCACGCGGGCTCGGCACGCCAGCCCAAGATCCACTACTATACCAATGGGAGCTACCTGATGGCCGGCAGCTTCACCTTCCGCGACATGAAGATGCTCAGCGAGCTAGCCTCGGCCAAGGTGGGTCTACAGACGGGCCAGGCACGCGGCCGCACCGAGGAGCAGATCATGGGCGCCATACAGCCGATACGCGTACAGCTAGAGGTGATGAGCAATCCCTGGCTCAACTACTCGGCCTACCTGACGACCACCATCCTACCTGGGGTACTGCAGCTGATGATCTTCCTCATTACCTCCTACAGCATCGGCGTCGAGATCAAGCGCCGCACCGCCCGTAGCTGGCTCGCGGCAGCAGACGGCTCCATGGTACGCGCCCTCGTGGGCAAGCTGCTGCCCCATACGCTGATCTTCCTCCTCGTAGGGTGGAGTCTGCAGGGTCTGCTCTATGGCTGGATGGGCTACCCGCTGCAGAGCAGCTGGTGGTCAATGGCAGGAGCGATGCTGGCGCTCGTGCTCTCGGCACAGAGCCTCGGGGCCTTCTTCGTCGCCCTTATCCCTGTACTCAGGATGTCGCTCAGCCTAGGCAGTCTCCTCGGTATGCTCTCCTTCTCCATCTCGGGAATGAGTATCCCAGTGAGCACTATGAGCCCCGCGGTACAGGCGCTGAGTCATATCTTTCCCCTGCGCTACTACTACCAGATCGGCATCAATCAGGCGCTGGTCGGGGCGCCCTGGGTGGAGGCTATGCCGCTCTACCTAGGGCTGCTGGCCTTCCTCCTGCTGCCGCTGGTGACGCTGCCGCGCCTACGCCACTTCCTCCTCCACATGGATTATATCGCCTAGCTCATGTCGCTCACTAGATCGCTCATGATACGCCTCGAGGACGTCCTCGCTATCGCCTGGCGCGAGCTGCGCAGCATCCTTGGCGACAGCGGGGCTATCCTCTTCTTCCTGGTCGTACCCTTCGCCTACCCCTTCCTCTACGCGGCACTCTACGGTGCTGAGGTCGCCCGTGAGGCACCGCTGGTGGTCGTGGATCGCAGCCACTCGGAGCTCAGTCGGGAGTTCGTCCGCCGCATAGACGCCTCCCCCGACGTCTCGGTCGTAGCGCGCGCCACGACCGAGACGGAGGCCACGCCCTACCTCGACCGAGGCGAGGCCTACGGGGTGCTCGTCATCCCCGAGGACTTCAGTCGGCGCCTCATGCAGGGGCGTCAGGCCACGGTCAACCTCCATAGCACCTTCGCCGCCGCCCTCTACTACAAGGGCTACTCGCTGACCGCCACCGAGGTTGCCCTCCAGCTGGGGCGCGAGCTCGAGGCCGAGCGCCACCCCACCGCCTCTACCGAGGCCACGCGCATCCAGGTACGCCCGATCGAGAGCGAGTGGACGAGTAGCTTCAATCCTCAGGGGGGCTTCCAGGGCTTCCTCCTGCCTGGGGTGCTGGTGCTCATCCTCCAGCAGACGCTGCTCCTGGGCTGCTCCATGCTGATGGGGACGCAGCGTGAGCGCGGGACGCTCGCCCGTCCGCGGCTCCATGTCGGAGGGCACTACCTCGGGGTCGTACGTCTGATGCTGGGACGTGCCCTCTGCTATCTGGGGCTCTATACGATGAGCTCGCTCTTCGTGCTCGTCCTAGCCCCGCGCCTCTTCGGCCTACCGCAGCTGCTGGACCTCGGGGTCTACTGCTGGCTGCTGCCGCCGATGCTGCTGGCGATGATCTTCTTTGCTCTCTTCTGGGCGCTGGTGGTGCAGCACCGCGAGAAGACCATGATCCTCTGGGTCTTCACCTCCATTCCCTTCCTCTTCCTCACGGGGCTCTCGTGGCCGCTCAGCGCCATCCCCGCTCCGCTGCGTGCCCTCGGCTACCTCATCCCCTCCACGCCTGGGGTGCAGGCCTATGTCGCGGCCAGCAGCATGGGCGCCCAG harbors:
- a CDS encoding ABC transporter permease, which translates into the protein MAERLSSILEVMRREWGILRTRPIYFFGMILAPFLTAFLLLYMMAGGLPQDMPVAVVDEDGSATSRALVRSLDAFQSSRVSLRALSMQEALSAMRRGEVYAIYHIPRGLQAHAGSARQPKIHYYTNGSYLMAGSFTFRDMKMLSELASAKVGLQTGQARGRTEEQIMGAIQPIRVQLEVMSNPWLNYSAYLTTTILPGVLQLMIFLITSYSIGVEIKRRTARSWLAAADGSMVRALVGKLLPHTLIFLLVGWSLQGLLYGWMGYPLQSSWWSMAGAMLALVLSAQSLGAFFVALIPVLRMSLSLGSLLGMLSFSISGMSIPVSTMSPAVQALSHIFPLRYYYQIGINQALVGAPWVEAMPLYLGLLAFLLLPLVTLPRLRHFLLHMDYIA
- a CDS encoding ABC transporter permease, encoding MSLTRSLMIRLEDVLAIAWRELRSILGDSGAILFFLVVPFAYPFLYAALYGAEVAREAPLVVVDRSHSELSREFVRRIDASPDVSVVARATTETEATPYLDRGEAYGVLVIPEDFSRRLMQGRQATVNLHSTFAAALYYKGYSLTATEVALQLGRELEAERHPTASTEATRIQVRPIESEWTSSFNPQGGFQGFLLPGVLVLILQQTLLLGCSMLMGTQRERGTLARPRLHVGGHYLGVVRLMLGRALCYLGLYTMSSLFVLVLAPRLFGLPQLLDLGVYCWLLPPMLLAMIFFALFWALVVQHREKTMILWVFTSIPFLFLTGLSWPLSAIPAPLRALGYLIPSTPGVQAYVAASSMGAQAYDILPQYTTLWVQAIVYFLLATYTYARMLRREPSH
- a CDS encoding HlyD family secretion protein; its protein translation is MSNDNTKHTDSSTSSQVQSASHTRKSIILGISLVALAMLLLAASGYIFFGQPEDIITGQVEVEEVRIAGKVPGRISEFLVQEGQQVRQGDTLVRIYSPEVLAKLEQAEAAKSAAEAQHQKALAGARKEQKEGAYELWQKAKAGLEVAEKSFARVERLYKEGVLPAQKYDEATAQLRAMQATERAARSQYDLALSGAQREDKLAAAALVERAAGAISEVEAYRREGALLAPLDGRVSEIYPHRGELVGTGAPIMSIADTKAVRVLFALREDQLSKVKQGTCLKGFVPALGDKAIELEVTKLKDLGSYAAWKATKPRGQYDLRTFEVTARPTKALEGLLAGMTVVLDKGQL